The following proteins come from a genomic window of Candidatus Saccharibacteria bacterium oral taxon 488:
- a CDS encoding ribonuclease HII produces the protein MILGIDEVGRGPWAGPLVVGAVILGGVEIEGLDDSKKLTKKRREALDEVIREQAAAWALGWVSAGKLDEVGMSQALRLATRRAVQQIQSQCKEKNLAFDEIIIDGTVNFLADTALEQYVTVMAKADGLIPSVSAASIIAKVARDNFMVEQDVVYPGYGFASNAGYGVAKHRMAIERLGVTPLHRLSFAPLQKYVEAGSLPSSDRVHSSLASPPEMSCERSAETSATRERSTASVGGDSEPVAHLSTTRDIGNAGEQAAADQLGADGHEIIARNWRTRYCEIDIVSVKDDVLYFSEVKYRNNSRYGDGLAAITAKKQRQMRFAAELFIAKHPQYEGRDMCMLAVAIDRDYNAECLVV, from the coding sequence ATGATCCTCGGCATTGATGAAGTCGGACGTGGGCCGTGGGCGGGGCCGCTGGTGGTGGGCGCGGTGATTTTGGGTGGTGTCGAGATTGAGGGTTTGGATGATAGTAAAAAGTTGACTAAAAAACGCCGCGAGGCTTTGGATGAGGTGATTCGCGAGCAGGCGGCTGCGTGGGCGCTGGGCTGGGTGAGCGCTGGAAAATTGGACGAGGTTGGTATGAGTCAGGCGCTGCGATTGGCAACGCGGCGAGCGGTACAACAAATTCAGTCGCAGTGCAAGGAGAAGAATTTGGCATTTGATGAAATTATCATTGACGGAACGGTCAATTTTCTGGCGGATACGGCGCTGGAACAATATGTAACGGTGATGGCTAAGGCCGATGGTTTGATCCCGAGCGTATCGGCCGCGTCAATTATCGCCAAAGTGGCGCGCGACAATTTTATGGTCGAGCAAGATGTGGTCTATCCAGGGTACGGCTTCGCGTCAAATGCTGGCTATGGCGTGGCGAAGCACCGTATGGCAATTGAGCGGTTGGGCGTGACGCCACTGCATCGACTGAGTTTTGCGCCGCTACAGAAGTATGTGGAGGCGGGTTCGCTACCATCCTCCGACAGAGTACACTCTTCACTCGCATCTCCACCGGAGATGTCTTGTGAGCGTTCGGCTGAAACGTCCGCTACTCGCGAACGTTCCACAGCCTCTGTCGGAGGAGATAGCGAACCCGTTGCTCACCTATCCACTACTCGCGACATTGGTAATGCAGGCGAGCAAGCAGCAGCGGATCAGCTAGGGGCGGACGGTCATGAGATCATTGCTCGCAACTGGCGGACACGGTACTGCGAGATTGACATCGTCAGCGTAAAAGACGATGTGCTGTATTTCTCCGAGGTCAAATATCGCAACAATTCCAGATATGGTGATGGCTTGGCGGCGATTACTGCCAAAAAACAGCGACAAATGCGTTTTGCGGCGGAACTATTCATAGCAAAACATCCGCAATATGAGGGACGCGATATGTGTATGTTAGCTGTAGCTATTGATAGGGATTACAACGCCGAATGCCTAGTGGTGTAG
- a CDS encoding 50S ribosomal protein L19, giving the protein MSFELINKVNQAQKKQAVVDARSGDTVRVYQKIKEGNKERIQMFEGVVIRTDNKGSHTSRITVRKIASGVGVEKSFLLHSSLIEKVEIVRRAKVRRKFLSFLRKRSGKSARLTAKNFDRVAVNNVHDAKAEAEAERLKEEAAQAAAAKQAEKDAAQAELDAKAAEVEARHKEA; this is encoded by the coding sequence ATGAGTTTTGAGTTAATCAACAAAGTCAATCAAGCACAGAAAAAGCAAGCAGTTGTTGACGCCCGCAGCGGTGACACCGTTCGTGTTTACCAGAAGATTAAAGAAGGCAATAAAGAGCGTATCCAGATGTTTGAAGGTGTGGTCATCCGCACCGACAACAAAGGTTCGCACACCTCACGCATCACTGTTCGTAAGATTGCATCAGGTGTTGGCGTGGAAAAATCATTCTTGCTGCACAGCTCACTGATTGAAAAGGTGGAAATCGTCCGCCGTGCCAAGGTTCGTCGCAAGTTCCTCAGCTTCCTACGTAAGCGTTCTGGTAAATCAGCTCGCCTGACTGCCAAAAACTTTGACCGCGTGGCTGTCAACAACGTGCACGATGCCAAGGCTGAAGCGGAAGCTGAACGCCTGAAAGAGGAAGCTGCACAAGCTGCCGCTGCCAAGCAGGCTGAGAAAGATGCTGCTCAGGCAGAACTTGACGCCAAGGCTGCTGAAGTAGAAGCTCGCCATAAAGAAGCGTAA
- a CDS encoding thioredoxin family protein: MNKKYIIITSIITAAVVGGVVAAVLLLRPQTPANESTPQQGTSQKAPGQSGGSVSKQPSGSAQPVNPAVGRYADYVDGNTREHAYRKTILFFYAPWCGDCQAFDKVLREGPIPAGVQILKVDYDSRQDLRQKYGVTKQSTFVELDDDDDDHDHDIWVGYGQEKSINAILRNL, encoded by the coding sequence ATGAATAAGAAGTATATCATCATCACAAGCATCATCACTGCTGCGGTTGTCGGTGGTGTAGTGGCGGCTGTGTTACTACTTCGCCCGCAGACTCCGGCCAACGAATCAACACCACAGCAAGGCACTTCACAAAAAGCTCCCGGCCAATCTGGTGGCTCAGTCTCCAAGCAGCCATCTGGCTCAGCACAGCCGGTGAATCCAGCCGTCGGTCGTTACGCTGATTATGTCGACGGCAATACCCGGGAACATGCTTACCGGAAGACAATCCTATTTTTCTACGCTCCGTGGTGTGGTGATTGCCAGGCGTTTGACAAGGTGTTGCGCGAAGGCCCAATCCCAGCTGGTGTGCAGATTCTGAAGGTTGACTATGACAGCCGTCAGGATCTCCGTCAAAAATATGGCGTGACCAAACAAAGCACCTTTGTCGAGCTAGACGATGATGACGATGATCACGACCATGACATCTGGGTTGGTTATGGTCAAGAGAAATCGATTAACGCCATTTTGAGGAATCTGTAG
- a CDS encoding NADP-dependent malic enzyme, whose product MDYNKLALELHKKYKGKITTSLRDQEELDRDKLSAYYSPGVGAISQAIAENPVDLPKYTWTNNLVGVISDGSAILGLGDLGPKAAMPVMEGKALLFKHFADVDAVPVVLDVHQPEEIIATVKAIAPSFGAINLEDIAAPKCFEIEERLKAELDIPVFHDDQHGTAVVVLAGLINAAKLTGRNLADCKFVVIGAGAAGTAIIKLLHLYGTRNIVAVDSRGIVGSSRTDLNAEKTALLEYVDASQAGSIEDAITDADVFIGVSRAGLLTPELVQKMANNPIIFALANPVPEIMPDVAREAGVAVIATGRSDFPNQINNSLAFPGIFRGALDHGVKKITDQHKLAAAEALAGLVENPTAEEVIPSPFDERVAPTVARVIT is encoded by the coding sequence ATGGATTACAATAAATTAGCACTTGAATTACACAAAAAATATAAGGGCAAAATCACCACCAGTTTACGCGACCAGGAGGAGTTGGATCGCGATAAATTAAGCGCCTATTACAGCCCAGGCGTGGGTGCGATCAGCCAAGCGATTGCCGAAAATCCAGTAGACCTGCCAAAGTATACCTGGACGAACAATTTGGTCGGTGTGATTTCTGATGGCTCAGCGATTCTGGGCTTGGGCGATTTGGGGCCAAAAGCCGCCATGCCAGTGATGGAAGGTAAGGCACTGCTGTTCAAGCATTTTGCTGATGTTGACGCTGTGCCAGTTGTACTGGATGTTCACCAGCCAGAAGAAATTATTGCCACGGTTAAGGCAATCGCGCCGAGCTTTGGCGCAATTAACCTCGAAGACATCGCCGCACCAAAATGTTTTGAGATTGAAGAGCGCCTGAAAGCTGAGCTGGACATTCCCGTATTTCACGACGACCAGCACGGTACCGCGGTCGTGGTGTTAGCAGGACTAATCAATGCCGCGAAATTAACCGGACGAAACCTGGCAGACTGTAAATTTGTGGTCATTGGCGCTGGTGCAGCTGGCACGGCCATCATCAAGCTGCTACATCTATACGGCACAAGGAACATCGTGGCGGTAGATAGCCGCGGCATTGTTGGCTCGTCTCGCACGGATTTGAATGCTGAAAAAACTGCGCTATTAGAATACGTCGACGCTTCGCAAGCTGGCTCAATTGAAGACGCCATCACTGATGCTGACGTGTTCATTGGTGTGTCGCGCGCTGGGCTACTTACGCCTGAATTGGTACAAAAAATGGCCAACAATCCAATCATCTTTGCCCTAGCCAATCCAGTTCCAGAAATCATGCCAGACGTCGCTCGAGAGGCGGGTGTAGCAGTCATCGCCACTGGCCGCAGCGATTTTCCAAACCAGATCAATAATTCCTTGGCCTTCCCAGGCATCTTCCGCGGCGCCCTGGATCATGGTGTGAAAAAAATCACCGACCAGCATAAATTAGCAGCCGCCGAAGCGCTAGCTGGACTAGTCGAAAACCCAACTGCTGAGGAAGTCATTCCTTCGCCGTTTGACGAGCGAGTAGCGCCAACCGTCGCTCGTGTTATCACATAA
- a CDS encoding type II/IV secretion system protein: MDEDRIQQQRRDQDEDATRKRAAILGLQYLDAREFEQTIPLIRDILTIEEMYNGHVVPLAINPDEQSYRFGITSQTPQSLVATMTNNYREQGIIAKFFLISASGFRSLMLRFDPPKKVIYDNIEIAKEGDSDTLQQVSQTLATVGTNDVFNYLIDQADRLNASDIHIENQRDTIRVRMRVDGALHSVAELGRDRYRVIMAALASRANISTASNEPQSGHMQQEIHRDGVSHLLNLRVEAVPTMYGQDVVLRLFNFDTSMLNLDLLSIGAAERAQIDEIISHPRGLVLLVGPTGSGKSTTLYSILNALNTPDRKVITLEDPVENTIPGITQIPIDTTAGQRFDDGLRSVLRLDPDVVMVGEIRDQETAKTAIQASITGHLVLSSFHANSTSAAFSRIIDMIGQNPIFSSAVRLLIAQRLVRRLHDESKEEYEPDEATRNWVKEVLRDLPSHVDCPDLDTFKLWRPVATDEVPFGYKGRIPVMEQLVVTEEIQKFLRGDIADVHTEAIEATAKKHGMVTLLQAGVLAALRGETTLEEVNRVI; this comes from the coding sequence ATGGATGAAGATCGAATTCAACAACAACGTCGCGATCAAGATGAAGACGCAACCCGGAAACGAGCGGCGATTTTAGGCCTACAATATCTGGATGCTCGCGAGTTTGAACAAACAATTCCGCTGATTCGTGATATTTTGACGATTGAAGAGATGTATAATGGACACGTTGTGCCACTGGCGATAAACCCTGACGAGCAGTCATATCGATTTGGCATTACGTCACAGACGCCACAATCATTAGTAGCGACGATGACTAATAACTACCGCGAGCAGGGCATCATTGCTAAATTCTTCCTGATATCAGCCTCGGGCTTTCGGTCGTTAATGCTGCGGTTTGATCCGCCAAAGAAAGTGATTTATGATAATATCGAAATCGCCAAAGAGGGCGACAGTGACACCCTCCAGCAGGTCAGCCAAACATTGGCGACCGTCGGCACAAACGACGTGTTTAACTACTTGATTGATCAGGCGGATCGGCTGAATGCTTCGGATATTCATATTGAGAATCAGCGCGACACCATTCGGGTGCGGATGCGCGTTGATGGCGCGCTGCACTCGGTGGCGGAGCTGGGCCGTGATCGTTATCGAGTTATCATGGCGGCACTGGCTTCGCGAGCAAATATTTCGACGGCGTCCAATGAGCCGCAGTCGGGGCACATGCAGCAAGAAATCCATCGTGACGGGGTATCACACCTCCTTAACCTCCGTGTCGAAGCAGTGCCAACCATGTATGGTCAAGACGTAGTGCTGCGCTTATTTAATTTTGACACCTCGATGCTGAACCTAGACTTGCTCAGTATCGGTGCAGCTGAACGGGCGCAAATTGATGAGATTATTTCTCATCCGCGTGGCCTGGTGCTGTTAGTTGGGCCAACCGGTTCGGGTAAGTCAACGACTTTGTACAGCATTCTCAATGCGCTCAATACGCCGGATCGTAAAGTGATTACACTGGAAGACCCAGTAGAAAATACCATTCCCGGCATTACGCAGATCCCGATTGATACGACGGCTGGCCAGCGGTTTGATGATGGGTTGCGTAGCGTGCTGCGCCTCGACCCGGACGTGGTGATGGTTGGTGAGATTCGTGATCAGGAAACTGCCAAGACAGCAATTCAGGCGTCGATTACCGGGCATCTAGTGCTGTCAAGCTTTCATGCTAACTCGACGTCAGCGGCATTTAGTCGAATTATTGATATGATCGGGCAGAATCCAATCTTTAGCTCAGCGGTGCGACTATTGATCGCTCAGCGGCTGGTGCGGCGGCTACACGATGAGAGCAAGGAAGAATATGAGCCAGATGAGGCGACACGCAATTGGGTAAAGGAAGTCTTGCGGGATCTACCGTCACATGTTGATTGTCCTGATCTTGATACGTTTAAACTGTGGCGACCCGTGGCGACCGACGAGGTACCGTTTGGTTACAAGGGGCGTATCCCGGTGATGGAACAGCTGGTGGTGACTGAGGAAATTCAGAAATTCCTACGTGGCGATATTGCCGACGTTCACACTGAAGCAATTGAGGCTACAGCCAAGAAACATGGCATGGTGACATTATTGCAGGCGGGCGTGCTGGCGGCTTTGCGCGGCGAGACGACACTTGAGGAAGTCAATCGAGTTATCTAG
- a CDS encoding RNA methyltransferase has protein sequence MPEITLLVHNIRSTYNVGAIMRTAEGFGVRQIIFSGYTPYPDLRLADPRSIDPRLPHITEKLTAQIHKTALGAETMLPFSYVADIRQWLAENANRERLPVIALEQSASSTELNTFRPPARFALLLGEEVHGIEPDILARCDHIVEIPMRGAKESFNVSVAAGIALYGLCFSLNITPG, from the coding sequence ATGCCAGAAATTACCCTCCTCGTGCACAATATTCGCTCGACGTACAATGTCGGTGCAATTATGAGAACAGCCGAAGGCTTTGGCGTCAGACAGATTATCTTTAGCGGCTATACGCCGTACCCCGATTTACGATTAGCCGACCCCCGGTCTATCGACCCAAGGCTGCCGCACATTACCGAAAAGTTAACCGCCCAGATTCACAAGACTGCACTGGGCGCAGAAACAATGCTGCCCTTTAGCTACGTAGCCGATATTCGTCAGTGGCTGGCAGAGAATGCCAACAGGGAACGCTTACCCGTGATTGCCCTAGAGCAGTCAGCGTCGAGTACAGAGCTCAATACGTTTCGGCCACCAGCCCGCTTTGCCCTACTCCTCGGCGAGGAGGTCCATGGCATTGAGCCGGACATTCTAGCGCGGTGCGATCACATCGTCGAAATCCCCATGCGGGGTGCCAAGGAGTCATTTAATGTCTCAGTCGCGGCCGGTATCGCACTCTACGGCCTCTGTTTTTCGCTAAATATAACCCCGGGCTAG
- the rpsJ gene encoding 30S ribosomal protein S10: MAQDTGIKIRIRLKAYDHKVIDQSAKQIIDTAIRTGASVAGPVPLPTRRSTYTVVKSPHVYKMGGESYEMRTHKRLIDITNATPKTIDSLQNLSLPAGVDAEIRM, encoded by the coding sequence ATGGCTCAAGACACTGGTATCAAGATTCGTATTCGCCTGAAAGCGTACGACCATAAAGTCATCGACCAGTCAGCAAAACAAATTATTGATACGGCAATTCGCACCGGCGCGAGCGTGGCCGGCCCTGTGCCGCTGCCGACTCGTCGCAGTACCTACACGGTGGTAAAAAGCCCGCACGTCTATAAAATGGGCGGCGAGAGTTATGAGATGCGCACCCATAAGCGCCTCATTGACATTACCAATGCCACGCCAAAAACGATTGATAGCCTGCAGAATCTGAGCTTACCGGCTGGTGTTGACGCCGAGATTCGGATGTAA
- a CDS encoding L-lactate dehydrogenase, whose protein sequence is MNKQKLVVVGAGGMVGATAAYACALRSVVEEIVLIDRNPDLAWGQAADINDAMGIDRCVVVRPGDYDDIKTDDIVVVTAGAPQQPGQTRLELLGVNAEIMRGTVRNIMRNGARPYIIVVSNPVDALTYVALKESGLPKSRVFGTGTTLDTSRLKSYIADQLDVHSREVDAYILGEHGDSSFATIESAQVGEVPLADYPGFKPAMVDGIEEQIRQRAYRVIETKRSTYYAIGFVISKIVSALRSSSRSVYPVCSLVEGEYGLHDVVLGLPSTICADGVKILTGYPLNEREQAALRHSAKVVAEAIRSLE, encoded by the coding sequence ATGAATAAACAGAAGTTGGTGGTCGTCGGTGCGGGCGGTATGGTCGGTGCGACAGCGGCATACGCCTGCGCACTACGGAGCGTGGTTGAGGAAATTGTGCTGATCGACCGCAACCCTGACTTGGCGTGGGGGCAGGCGGCGGATATCAATGATGCGATGGGGATTGATCGGTGTGTTGTGGTGCGGCCAGGCGATTATGATGATATCAAGACTGATGATATCGTGGTCGTTACTGCCGGTGCGCCGCAACAACCGGGGCAGACGCGACTGGAGCTGCTCGGTGTGAACGCTGAGATTATGCGTGGGACAGTTAGAAATATTATGAGAAACGGTGCTCGCCCGTATATCATTGTGGTGTCAAATCCGGTTGATGCACTAACGTATGTGGCGCTGAAAGAATCGGGCCTGCCAAAGAGTCGGGTGTTTGGCACGGGGACAACGCTTGACACGTCGCGGCTTAAATCATATATCGCGGATCAGCTAGATGTGCATAGTCGGGAGGTTGACGCCTATATTTTAGGGGAGCATGGTGATTCATCATTTGCGACAATCGAATCGGCGCAAGTCGGTGAGGTGCCGCTCGCTGATTATCCGGGATTTAAGCCAGCGATGGTCGACGGTATTGAGGAGCAAATTCGCCAGCGAGCGTATCGGGTAATCGAGACCAAGCGGTCGACGTATTATGCAATTGGTTTCGTTATCTCCAAGATTGTCTCGGCACTACGCTCGTCGTCACGCTCGGTCTATCCAGTCTGCTCACTGGTTGAGGGCGAGTATGGGCTGCACGATGTAGTGCTCGGCCTGCCATCAACGATTTGTGCGGATGGTGTGAAGATCTTGACTGGGTATCCGCTTAATGAGCGCGAACAGGCGGCACTGCGTCATTCGGCCAAAGTGGTGGCAGAAGCAATTCGTAGTTTAGAGTGA
- the tuf gene encoding elongation factor Tu, translating to MADAFDRSKPHVNVGTMGHVDHGKTTLTAAITAVLAKRLPSAVNKPIAYDQIDNAPEERQRGITIASSHQEYESPNRHYAHVDMPGHADYVKNMITGAAQVDGAILVIAATDGPMPQTREHVLLAKQVGVPKIVVFLNKMDMADADMVELIEEEVRELLAKNGFDENAPIIKGSALKALEGDEKYEDAIMELVDAMDNYIPEPPRDMDKPFIMPIEDVFSIKGRGTVATGRIEQGVVKLNDEVEIVGIRPTQKSVVTGIEAFKKSLDQGQAGDNAGVLLRGIERTDIERGQVLAKPGTITPHTEFEAEVYILKKEEGGRHTPFSKGYKPQFYFRTTDVTGEVELPADKEMVMPGDTVTFKVKLLAPIAMEQGLNFAIREGGRTVGAGVVTKINK from the coding sequence ATGGCAGATGCATTTGACCGAAGCAAGCCGCACGTGAACGTCGGTACTATGGGCCACGTTGACCACGGCAAGACGACACTGACCGCCGCAATTACGGCAGTGCTCGCAAAGCGCCTCCCAAGCGCAGTTAACAAACCAATTGCGTATGATCAGATCGACAACGCACCAGAAGAGCGCCAGCGCGGTATTACTATCGCCAGCTCACACCAAGAATACGAGTCACCAAACCGTCATTATGCACACGTTGACATGCCAGGCCACGCTGACTACGTCAAGAACATGATCACCGGTGCTGCCCAGGTTGACGGCGCGATCCTAGTGATTGCGGCAACCGACGGCCCAATGCCGCAAACCCGCGAGCACGTGCTGCTAGCAAAGCAGGTTGGCGTGCCAAAGATCGTTGTCTTCCTCAACAAGATGGACATGGCTGACGCAGATATGGTCGAGCTGATCGAAGAAGAAGTTCGCGAGCTGCTTGCTAAGAACGGCTTTGATGAGAATGCTCCAATTATCAAGGGTTCAGCTCTCAAGGCGCTAGAAGGCGACGAGAAGTACGAAGACGCTATCATGGAGCTGGTTGACGCGATGGATAACTACATCCCAGAGCCACCACGCGACATGGACAAGCCATTCATTATGCCAATTGAGGACGTCTTCTCAATCAAGGGTCGCGGTACTGTGGCAACCGGTCGTATTGAGCAGGGTGTTGTTAAGCTGAACGACGAGGTTGAAATCGTTGGTATCCGCCCAACTCAGAAATCAGTGGTGACCGGTATTGAGGCATTTAAGAAGTCTCTGGATCAGGGTCAAGCAGGCGACAACGCTGGTGTCTTGCTACGCGGTATTGAGCGGACTGACATTGAGCGTGGCCAGGTCTTGGCAAAGCCAGGCACCATTACGCCGCACACCGAGTTTGAGGCTGAGGTTTACATCTTGAAGAAGGAAGAAGGCGGTCGCCACACTCCATTCTCCAAGGGTTACAAGCCACAGTTCTACTTCCGCACCACTGACGTGACTGGTGAAGTTGAGCTGCCAGCTGACAAAGAAATGGTCATGCCAGGCGACACCGTAACCTTCAAGGTTAAGTTGCTCGCGCCAATCGCTATGGAGCAAGGTTTGAACTTTGCTATCCGCGAAGGCGGCCGTACCGTTGGTGCTGGTGTGGTAACAAAGATTAACAAATAG
- the glmS gene encoding glutamine--fructose-6-phosphate transaminase (isomerizing) has product MCGIVGYIGEREAQNILVAELKRLEYRGYDSAGIVTLSGSATPTLLRTKGKVAALEELVGQHKTSDTVGIGHTRWATHGEPSKRNAHPHHVGEIYLVHNGIIENYQDLKTMLSGHEYEFKSDTDSEVLAALIDYLRRDSPDLLTAVTGALKMVVGAYGIAVLDTTNPEEIIVARQGSPLIIGVGDGETYIASDASALVGYTNQVVYLHDGEIGRCTRHGLELQTIESRKLDVKIEMLDMDMQAIQKQGFDHFLAKEIYEQPTSLTSTLAGRVLPEQKYARLGGLNMSDDELRQVKHVIIVGCGTAYFAGVQASYFIEQLTDDVTISVEIASELRYRAFNVPEHSVAMIVSQSGETADTLACLNELKRRGVKCLGVVNAVGSTIARAVDGGVYLHVGAEISVASTKAFTSQVAALTIFGIMLANAKGTNPQFIDEFVQELAILPSEIQKVLDKQGAEIPSIARAYADYNHALYIGRDTLYPIAMEGALKLKEVSYIHAEAYAAGELKHGPIALIDDRFFEVCYLQDNWLYEKSQSNLIEMNTRGAHAIVITDTTKKVPGETVIRVSTKLTHLTPLLFNVVSQLLAYHVAVRRGHDVDQPRNLAKSVTVE; this is encoded by the coding sequence ATGTGTGGAATTGTTGGCTATATTGGTGAACGCGAGGCGCAGAACATCCTCGTCGCCGAGCTCAAGCGGCTCGAGTACCGCGGCTATGACAGCGCCGGAATTGTCACCCTGTCGGGTTCTGCCACACCAACCCTGCTGCGCACCAAAGGCAAGGTGGCAGCGCTGGAAGAGCTTGTCGGACAACATAAGACGAGCGATACGGTCGGCATCGGACACACCCGCTGGGCAACGCATGGTGAACCAAGTAAACGCAATGCTCACCCACACCATGTTGGCGAGATTTATCTGGTACATAACGGTATCATTGAGAACTACCAAGACCTTAAAACGATGCTTTCTGGCCATGAGTACGAGTTTAAGAGCGATACCGATAGCGAGGTGTTGGCAGCCCTGATTGACTATCTACGGCGTGACTCGCCGGATCTACTGACAGCAGTCACTGGCGCGTTGAAAATGGTGGTTGGAGCGTATGGCATTGCAGTGCTTGACACCACGAACCCCGAAGAAATTATCGTGGCTCGCCAAGGCAGCCCGCTGATCATTGGCGTCGGAGATGGCGAAACATATATCGCTAGTGACGCCTCGGCGCTGGTTGGCTACACCAATCAAGTGGTGTATCTACACGATGGTGAAATCGGCCGCTGCACTCGGCACGGACTAGAGTTACAAACAATCGAATCACGGAAGCTTGACGTTAAAATCGAAATGCTCGACATGGATATGCAGGCGATTCAGAAGCAAGGCTTTGACCATTTCCTCGCCAAAGAAATTTATGAACAACCAACCAGCCTCACCTCCACTCTGGCCGGCCGCGTACTGCCTGAACAGAAATATGCGCGCCTCGGCGGTCTCAACATGAGCGATGATGAACTACGCCAAGTCAAACATGTTATCATCGTTGGCTGCGGCACTGCCTACTTTGCTGGTGTGCAGGCCAGCTACTTTATCGAGCAACTGACCGATGACGTGACTATCAGCGTCGAGATTGCCAGCGAGCTACGCTACCGCGCATTCAATGTACCTGAGCACTCGGTCGCTATGATTGTTAGCCAGAGTGGCGAAACGGCCGATACCCTTGCCTGCTTGAATGAATTGAAGCGGCGTGGCGTCAAGTGCCTCGGCGTCGTCAATGCCGTCGGCAGTACAATCGCCCGAGCGGTTGATGGCGGCGTGTACTTGCACGTTGGCGCCGAGATTAGTGTCGCCAGCACCAAGGCCTTTACCTCACAAGTCGCCGCTCTGACGATCTTTGGTATCATGCTCGCCAATGCCAAGGGCACCAACCCACAATTTATTGATGAATTTGTGCAAGAATTAGCGATACTACCAAGCGAGATCCAAAAAGTCCTCGATAAACAAGGTGCCGAGATACCTTCCATCGCTAGGGCGTATGCTGATTACAATCACGCACTCTATATCGGTCGTGATACGCTGTATCCGATCGCTATGGAGGGTGCGCTAAAACTCAAGGAGGTGAGTTACATTCATGCTGAAGCGTATGCCGCTGGCGAGCTGAAGCATGGCCCGATTGCCCTGATCGATGATCGTTTCTTTGAAGTCTGCTACCTCCAAGACAACTGGCTGTACGAGAAGTCGCAGAGCAACTTGATCGAGATGAACACTCGTGGCGCTCATGCCATTGTTATCACCGATACGACGAAAAAGGTGCCAGGCGAAACCGTTATCCGCGTCTCAACCAAATTGACGCACCTCACGCCGCTCTTATTCAATGTCGTGTCGCAGCTCCTAGCCTATCACGTGGCTGTCAGGCGCGGTCATGATGTCGATCAGCCACGCAATCTGGCCAAGAGCGTGACGGTCGAATAA